In a single window of the Ignavibacteria bacterium genome:
- the nuoI gene encoding NADH-quinone oxidoreductase subunit NuoI, whose product MADIQQVRSKDLTVLEKTYLPQIVGGLWLTFKNMFKPKVTRQYPEEKWTPPTAFRGRPVLVKAENGIERCVACGLCSRVCPALAIEVQANEVPTLEKERYPEKFEINMLRCIFCGFCEEVCPEEAIVMSDEYVLSFTSQEEAIFGKDKLLMSERRLKKRLEFLHDNV is encoded by the coding sequence ATGGCAGATATACAACAGGTTAGAAGCAAAGATTTAACAGTATTGGAAAAAACATATCTTCCGCAAATAGTTGGCGGGCTTTGGCTGACATTTAAAAATATGTTCAAGCCTAAGGTCACAAGACAGTACCCGGAAGAAAAATGGACTCCGCCAACAGCTTTCCGCGGCAGACCGGTGCTTGTAAAAGCAGAGAACGGCATTGAAAGATGCGTTGCATGCGGATTATGCTCAAGGGTATGCCCCGCTTTGGCAATTGAAGTACAGGCAAACGAAGTACCGACTTTAGAGAAGGAAAGATACCCTGAGAAATTCGAAATAAATATGCTTCGCTGCATATTCTGCGGATTCTGCGAGGAAGTTTGCCCCGAAGAAGCTATTGTTATGAGTGATGAATACGTTCTTTCATTCACTTCACAGGAAGAAGCAATATTCGGCAAAGATAAGCTTCTTATGAGCGAACGCCGCTTAAAGAAGAGATTAGAATTTTTACATGATAATGTATGA
- a CDS encoding T9SS type A sorting domain-containing protein, with amino-acid sequence MKKFFLTLLVFAAASFNLFAQNPGFTRTDPEWVPFHEDSVEAKSHATINNPYGTTESFRVIMTASNIPGTWEGVGICDINLCYGTGVDTAIADYPPGNSTIYIYYSKLPGNSGAGTSTWRVERVSNPSQRSSDVTFGVTSFPIGITNISSVAKEFSLSQNYPNPFNPNTKINFSIPKSDYVSLRVYDMLGREVAVLVNGQLFAGEYQADFSAKGLSSGMYYYSLRSGDYVDVKKMVLVK; translated from the coding sequence ATGAAAAAATTCTTTTTAACGCTTTTAGTTTTTGCAGCAGCATCATTCAACTTATTTGCCCAGAACCCGGGCTTTACCAGAACTGATCCTGAGTGGGTTCCTTTTCATGAAGATTCAGTTGAAGCGAAATCACATGCTACAATCAATAATCCATACGGCACAACCGAATCATTCAGAGTCATAATGACAGCTTCCAACATTCCCGGGACATGGGAAGGTGTAGGAATTTGTGATATAAATTTATGCTACGGAACAGGTGTAGATACAGCAATTGCAGACTATCCCCCGGGAAATTCAACCATATACATCTATTATTCCAAGTTACCGGGAAATTCCGGAGCAGGTACTTCAACATGGAGAGTTGAAAGAGTTTCAAATCCTTCTCAGCGCAGCAGTGATGTAACTTTTGGAGTAACATCATTCCCGATAGGAATTACAAATATCAGCAGTGTAGCTAAGGAATTCAGCTTATCACAGAACTACCCGAATCCTTTCAACCCGAACACTAAGATAAACTTCTCAATTCCCAAGAGTGATTATGTTTCACTCAGAGTTTATGATATGCTCGGCAGAGAAGTAGCAGTGCTGGTTAACGGTCAGTTATTTGCAGGTGAATACCAGGCAGATTTCAGCGCAAAAGGACTTTCAAGCGGTATGTATTATTACAGCTTAAGATCAGGCGATTATGTAGATGTAAAGAAGATGGTGCTCGTTAAATAG
- a CDS encoding nucleoside deaminase, with product MTRDEKFMQMAIDKCREGVDAGQTPFAACIVKGNEVIACDHNIVWASTDITAHGEIHAIRNACKHIGNIDLSGCTIYSTCEPCPMCFTAIHWARIDRIFYGADIADAERFGFNELKVSNHMLKEMGLSNVEIIGDFMKKECVEVFEYWAQTKNKRVY from the coding sequence ATGACAAGAGACGAAAAATTCATGCAGATGGCAATTGATAAATGCCGCGAAGGTGTTGATGCCGGCCAGACCCCTTTTGCAGCCTGCATTGTTAAAGGTAATGAGGTGATAGCCTGCGACCATAACATTGTATGGGCAAGCACAGATATTACAGCGCACGGAGAAATTCACGCAATACGTAATGCCTGTAAGCATATTGGTAATATTGATCTGAGCGGCTGCACGATATATTCAACTTGCGAGCCGTGTCCAATGTGTTTCACCGCTATTCACTGGGCGCGGATAGATAGAATTTTCTACGGGGCAGATATTGCAGATGCTGAGCGGTTTGGTTTTAACGAGCTGAAAGTTTCAAACCACATGCTGAAGGAAATGGGATTGAGTAATGTTGAAATTATTGGTGACTTTATGAAGAAAGAATGTGTTGAAGTATTTGAATATTGGGCTCAAACGAAGAATAAACGGGTTTATTAG
- a CDS encoding GAF domain-containing protein, which produces MNNIPFPFKTLFSLEKLIDFWKKSAQSTEECVGTEFAKRLVHDIEQIPELNGVIIDYSVFKKHEKLVDALFSAIISPAYWNTNLSSISLPLLSTSIYATPRFKELFVDENGNFTHNLNVSQEYFDIGKIITVYASVLKRVYNIDMTIVVPLIRTITDKDTGLERYFKMNLDDRFIDVNINGPLPEITKEQVTLLSENMFNIQLWNEIIPPDNIEFKGFLVVNMFEVTDQEALSKLKFDLLDKNILTSTNGFSVLETRIRTMFRNPDLKLGIASFTDDKTTIMRSGTKIGESFLLSETCAQKCTDYDDSIYEKAVNTGEPQIIYDLNILPNCTKVEKEIRTMGVSNLMVAPLVFEGKTIGVIELGSSKAGALNSINALKLIEILPLFSLALKRSLEDMENRIQAIIKEKCTAVHPAVEWRFRKAAMNLLEKENTDEFANMEEIVFRDVYPLYALSDIRNSSNTRNRAIQKDLRDNLRLAKDIISAASAVKLMPEFEHIIYKIDKHIYMLEDGLQTGDEAAVAAFLKNEIEPLFLSIADLSYDTQEAIKNYKEAIDPDLGLVYRKRKEYDQSVKTLNENVAAIVDAEELYAQTIFPHYFEKYKTDGVEYTMYIGDSISEKEDFHPVYLKNLRLWQFILMCRVAAMAEKVKPMLKIQLELAHLVLVQNTPLAIRFHHDQKKFDVDGTYNVHYEIMKKRIDKAEIRGREERLTQPGKIAIVYSQQAEANEYLQYIEYLQAKGFLKKEVENLELEDLQGVYGLRALRVAVDLDSKVFDSVLKSDIEFNNELNEFIKA; this is translated from the coding sequence ATGAATAATATACCATTTCCGTTTAAAACATTATTTTCTCTGGAAAAACTCATTGATTTCTGGAAAAAATCAGCCCAAAGCACTGAAGAATGTGTTGGTACTGAATTTGCCAAAAGGCTCGTTCATGATATTGAGCAGATTCCTGAGTTAAACGGTGTTATTATCGATTATTCCGTGTTCAAAAAACATGAAAAGCTGGTTGATGCCTTATTTTCGGCTATAATTTCACCGGCTTACTGGAATACGAACCTGAGCTCAATAAGCTTACCGCTTTTAAGCACTTCAATCTATGCAACCCCTAGATTTAAAGAGCTTTTTGTTGATGAAAACGGAAATTTTACCCATAACCTCAATGTTTCGCAGGAATATTTTGATATCGGCAAGATCATTACGGTTTATGCTTCAGTTCTGAAGCGGGTATATAATATCGATATGACCATTGTAGTGCCCCTTATCAGAACAATTACCGATAAAGATACCGGTCTTGAAAGATATTTCAAGATGAACCTGGATGACCGTTTTATTGATGTTAATATTAACGGGCCGCTTCCGGAAATTACCAAAGAACAGGTAACACTGCTTTCTGAAAATATGTTCAATATTCAGCTGTGGAATGAGATAATTCCGCCTGATAATATTGAGTTCAAAGGTTTCCTTGTTGTAAATATGTTCGAAGTAACTGACCAGGAAGCGCTTTCAAAATTAAAATTTGATCTGCTTGATAAGAATATTTTAACTTCAACCAACGGATTTTCAGTGCTTGAAACGCGCATCAGGACAATGTTCCGCAATCCTGATCTTAAGCTTGGCATCGCCTCTTTCACTGATGATAAAACAACTATCATGCGCAGCGGAACCAAGATAGGCGAAAGCTTTCTGCTGAGTGAAACATGCGCCCAAAAATGCACAGATTATGATGATTCAATTTACGAAAAAGCTGTAAACACAGGCGAACCGCAGATAATATATGACCTGAACATCCTGCCAAACTGCACAAAGGTCGAAAAAGAAATACGCACAATGGGTGTAAGCAATCTGATGGTTGCGCCGCTGGTATTTGAAGGTAAAACCATCGGCGTTATTGAGCTTGGCTCATCCAAAGCAGGCGCACTGAATTCAATTAACGCTTTAAAGCTTATAGAAATTCTTCCGCTTTTCTCGCTTGCGCTTAAGCGCAGCCTTGAAGATATGGAAAACCGCATTCAGGCAATCATAAAAGAAAAGTGTACGGCAGTTCATCCCGCTGTTGAATGGCGTTTCCGCAAGGCGGCTATGAACCTGCTTGAAAAAGAGAACACAGATGAATTTGCCAATATGGAAGAAATTGTCTTCCGTGATGTGTACCCGCTTTATGCGCTTTCCGATATCAGGAATTCATCCAATACACGCAACAGGGCGATACAAAAAGATCTCCGTGATAACTTAAGGCTTGCTAAAGATATCATATCAGCGGCTTCAGCTGTAAAATTAATGCCTGAGTTTGAGCATATCATTTATAAAATTGATAAGCATATTTATATGCTCGAAGACGGCCTGCAGACAGGCGATGAAGCTGCAGTAGCTGCCTTCCTTAAAAATGAAATTGAGCCTCTTTTCCTGAGTATTGCAGATCTGAGCTATGATACACAGGAAGCTATTAAAAATTACAAAGAAGCAATTGATCCGGACCTGGGGCTTGTTTACAGGAAACGCAAAGAATATGACCAAAGCGTTAAAACACTGAATGAAAATGTAGCTGCAATTGTTGATGCTGAAGAATTATATGCTCAGACGATATTTCCGCACTATTTTGAAAAATACAAAACAGACGGTGTGGAATATACAATGTATATAGGTGATTCAATTTCTGAAAAAGAAGATTTCCACCCGGTTTATTTAAAGAACCTCAGGTTATGGCAGTTCATTTTGATGTGCCGCGTTGCCGCTATGGCAGAAAAAGTAAAGCCAATGCTTAAGATTCAGCTTGAGCTTGCGCATCTTGTCCTGGTGCAGAATACTCCGCTTGCAATCAGGTTTCACCATGACCAGAAAAAGTTTGATGTTGACGGCACTTATAACGTTCATTATGAAATAATGAAAAAGCGCATTGATAAGGCTGAGATCAGGGGAAGGGAAGAGCGCCTTACACAGCCCGGTAAAATTGCCATTGTTTACTCGCAGCAGGCGGAAGCAAATGAATATTTGCAGTATATTGAATATCTGCAGGCAAAGGGCTTCCTGAAAAAAGAAGTCGAAAACCTGGAACTTGAAGACCTGCAGGGAGTATATGGATTAAGAGCTTTAAGGGTTGCTGTTGATCTTGATTCAAAAGTGTTCGATTCTGTCCTTAAAAGCGATATAGAGTTTAATAATGAATTAAATGAATTTATAAAGGCTTAG
- a CDS encoding PASTA domain-containing protein — protein MKFWKKLLIGIAGLFVAILLMNFIVMPWYVRHDTLVKVPSVVGLSFEEAKKQLDEAGLEGLQGDIRYDPTKPIGTVVDQNPPADQTVKDGRRIYLIISGGEQLYDVPNLVGRTLREAKFMLNQRNLEAQEVEYKPSAQYPSGIVLGQIENAGSKVKKGTMIGVIVSTGMDAGDIKVPDLTGKNIEEAKKLLAVNKLTIGKINYQPSTNVPLNSVIDQYPKANTMAKENQKIDVFVNRENKKKIVIEGEEDGIKEKEEEIKPDDGEFKDDVKKDDRKKDDKKKEDVKSKPTDKDKKGDVKTKPTDKKDEKKTTPQPKNDKDKKDGNKKNDGGTNF, from the coding sequence ATGAAATTCTGGAAAAAATTATTAATTGGTATTGCGGGATTGTTCGTAGCTATTCTTCTTATGAATTTTATTGTTATGCCATGGTATGTAAGGCATGATACTCTGGTTAAAGTACCTTCCGTTGTTGGGCTTTCATTTGAAGAAGCCAAAAAACAGCTTGATGAAGCAGGGCTTGAAGGACTCCAGGGCGATATTCGATACGATCCTACTAAACCCATTGGGACAGTGGTTGACCAGAATCCGCCGGCTGACCAAACCGTAAAGGATGGAAGAAGAATTTACCTTATCATTAGCGGCGGTGAACAGCTATACGATGTTCCGAATCTTGTAGGAAGAACGCTGCGCGAAGCAAAGTTCATGCTTAACCAGCGTAACCTGGAAGCGCAGGAAGTTGAATACAAGCCTTCGGCTCAGTATCCTTCTGGTATTGTGCTCGGGCAGATAGAAAATGCCGGCTCAAAAGTTAAAAAAGGCACTATGATCGGTGTTATCGTTTCAACGGGAATGGATGCCGGGGATATTAAAGTGCCGGATCTTACCGGTAAGAATATAGAAGAAGCCAAAAAGCTTCTTGCTGTGAATAAGCTTACTATCGGAAAGATAAATTACCAGCCATCTACAAATGTTCCGCTGAATTCTGTCATAGACCAGTATCCCAAAGCCAATACAATGGCAAAGGAAAACCAGAAGATTGACGTATTTGTGAACCGTGAAAATAAAAAGAAGATTGTTATTGAAGGCGAAGAAGACGGTATAAAGGAAAAAGAAGAGGAAATTAAACCTGATGACGGTGAATTCAAAGATGATGTGAAAAAAGATGACAGGAAAAAAGATGATAAGAAAAAAGAAGACGTAAAATCAAAACCGACCGATAAAGATAAAAAAGGCGATGTAAAGACTAAGCCTACAGATAAAAAGGATGAGAAGAAAACTACTCCTCAGCCAAAAAATGACAAGGATAAAAAAGACGGTAATAAAAAGAATGACGGCGGTACTAATTTTTAG